DNA sequence from the Streptomyces sp. CA-210063 genome:
GGCGTCTGTTCGATGATTTACCTCAACGAAACACGGCGGTCTTCCCCACGAGCGGCAACTCCCCGATAGTGATCGGCGCGGAAGCGCTTTTCCGCATGACAGAAAGTCCCTTCGGAGGAGTGCCCGTGCCGCAGTCCGTACCGTCCCTGCCGCGACGCGTCGCACGCATGCTGCGTACCTCATTGTTCGCACAAGTAGGTGTCGCGCTTGTGCTCGGAATCGTCGTCGGAAGGTTGTGGCCGGACACGGCCACGACCTTCCAGCCGCTCGGCGACGGCTTCATCCGTCTCATCAAGACGGTCATCTCGCCCCTGGTGTTCTGCGTGGTCGTCGTCGGCATCGCCAAGGCCGGCAACCTGAAGGCCTTCGGGCGGATCGGCCTCAAGGCGCTGATCTGGTTCGAGGTCGCCTCCACGGCCGCGCTGCTCATCGGTCTGATCGCCGCGAACGTCTTCGGCCCCGGCTCGGGCATGAACGTCGACCCGTCGAAGCTCGACACCTCGGCGGTCGACGCGAAGACCGCCGGCGGTGAGCTGCCGACGACCGGCGAGTTCATCCTGAACGCGCTGCCGCAGAGCGCGATCGGCGCGTTCGCCGAGAACGCGCTGCTCCAGGTGCTCGTGCTCGCCTGCCTCACCGGCGCCGCGCTGCTGCACCTCGGCCACACCAAGGTGCCCAAGATCCTGCCCGCCATCGAGCAGGCCCAGGAGGTCATCTTCGCGATCGTCGGCTTCGTCATGAAGCTGGCCCCGCTCGCCGTGTTCGGCGCGATGGTCCACCTGGTGGGCGAGTACGGCCTCGGCGTGATGAAGACCTACGCCAAGCTGATCATCCTCTGCTACGCCGTCGCCGCCGTGTTCCTCGTGCTGCTGAGCGTCGCGCTGAAGCTGATGACCGGGCTGAGCCTGTGGAAGTTCGTCCGTTACACCCGGGCGGAGATGCTGCTCGCGCTGGGCACCGCCTCCAGCGAGAGCGTCATGCCGCGCATGATGCAGAAGCTCCGTCAGGCGGGCGCCCGTGACGACGCCGTGGGTCTGGTGCTGCCCACCGGGTACTCCTTCAACCTCGACGGCGCGTCCATCTACCTCTCCATCGGCACCCTGTTCATCGCACAGGCCGTGGGTGTGGACCTCAGCCTCAGCCAGCAGATCACCGTCATCCTGGTCCTGATGCTGACCAGCAAGGGCATGGCCGGCATCCCCGGTTCGGCCTTCCTCGCCCTGTCGGCGACCGCCTCCTCGCTCGGCGCCATCCCCGCCGGCGCGGTCGCCCTCCTGCTCGGTGTCGACCGCATCATGGACTCGATGCGCGTCGTGACCAACCTGCTCGGCAACTGCGTCGCCGTCTTCGCGGTGTCGAAGTGGGAGGGCGCGCTGGACACGGACCGGGCGAAGAAGATGCTGGACGGGGAGATCCAGTTCGTGGAGGAAGAGGACGAACCCAGCGAGGGCGAATCCGGCGAGGGCGGATCCAGTGCTCCCGAGGGCGGATCCAAGGCTCCGCAAGGCGCGGCCGGCGACGCCGACTCCTCCGACGCTCCCGTGAGCACCACCAAGGGAGCCGCCATACCCGCGCAGCCCAAGGCCGAGGCCAAGGAGCCTGCTCCCGAGGTCGGCTGACAGGTCCTCCCCGATCCCGAGGCGACCCCGAGGCGATCCAAGGCCGGTTGATCTCGGCCCCCCTGACGAGAAGGGGCCCGGCGCAGCACCCCGCGCCGGGCCCCTTCCGCATGCCCAAGGAAATACGCATGCCCAAGGAATCGATTCAGCAGCGCCGCTCCGCCCCCGGCACCCCGTCGACCAGCGTGTCGAGCAACCCGCCCAGAACCCCCCGCTGATCGTCCCGCAGCGGCGCCAGGATCTCCTCCGCCGCCGACCGCCGGGCGTGCTGCAGTTCCCGCAGGACCTTGCGGCCCTCGTCCGTGACCTCTATCCGGATCACCCGCCGGTTGGTGGGATCGGGCACCCGGCGCACCCGGCCGCTCTCCTCCAGCGCGTCGACCAGGGTTGTCACGGCCCGGGGCACGACCTCCAGCCGCTCCGCCAGATCGGCCATGCGCGGCGGCGTGTCGTAGTGCGCGAGGGCGCGCAGCAGCCGTGACTGCGCCGGGGTGATCTCCAGCCCGCTCTGCTGGAGATGGCGTCTCTGGATGCGGTGCACACGGCGGGTGAGCCGCAGCAACTGCTCGGCGAGCAGACCGTCGGCGTCGGGGGTGGTCATGCGGGGAACAATATCAGGACCTTGTTCATTGTGAGCATAGGTAACAATGAGCTAAGCTCCGTAAGTCCGTTTCACCTCACCTCCCGTAGGAGCCCATGCACCCCGACAACGAACCCACCTGGGCATCGCCCGACGACCCGCGGGAACAGCCCCGGCAGGTGCCCCGCATCCTGAAGCTGTTCCGGCCCTACCGCGGCCGGCTCGCGATCGTGGGCCTGCTCGTCGGCGCCGCGTCGCTCGCCTCGGTCGCCACGCCCTTCCTCCTCAAGGAGATTCTCGACACCGCGATCCCCGAGGGCCGCACCGGCCTGCTGAGCCTCCTCGCGCTCGGCATGATCCTGAGCGCGGTGCTCACCAGCATCTTCGGTGTCCTGCAGACGCTGATCTCCACGACCGTCGGCCAGCGCGTCATGCACGATCTGCGCACCGCCGTCTACGGCCGGCTGCAGCGCATGTCGCTCGCCTTCTTCACCCGGACCCGCACCGGCGAGGTCCAGTCCCGCATCGCCAACGACATCGGCGGCATGCAGGCGACCGTCACCTCCACGGCCACCTCCCTGGTCTCCAACTCCACCAGCGTGATCGCCACCGTCGTCGCCATGGTCGCCCTGGACTGGCGGCTCACCGTGGTCACCCTGCTCCTGCTGCCGCTGTTCGTGTGGATAAGCCGCCGGGTCGGCGACGAACGCAAGAAGATCACCACCCAGCGCCAGAAGCAGATGGCCGCCATGGCCGCGACGGTCACCGAGTCGCTCTCCGTCAGCGGCATCCTCCTCGGTCGCACGATGGGCCGCGCCGACTCGCTCACCAAGTCCTTCGCCGAGGAGTCCGAAGGGCTCGTCGACCTGGAGGTCAGGTCGAACATGGCCGGGCGGTGGCGCATGGCGATCATCACCGTCGTCATGGCCGCCATGCCCGCCGTCATCTACTGGACCGCCGGCGTCGCACTCCAGCTCGGCGGCCCGTCCGTCTCGGTCGGCACGCTCGTCGCCTTCGTCTCGCTCCAGCAGAACCTGTTCCGGCCGACCGTGAGCCTGCTGTCCACCGGCGTTCAGATCCAGGCCTCGCTCGCCCTCTTCCAGCGCATCTTCGAGTATCTCGACCTGCCCATCGACATCACCGAGCCCGAGCGCCCGGTCCACCTCGACCAGGTCAAGGGCGAAGTCCGCTTCGAGAACGTCGAATTCCGCTACGACGGCGACGACCACGGCAACGACAGCAACGGGCGCCCGATCCTCGACGGCATCGACCTCACCGTCCCGGCCGGCGGCAGCCTCGCCGTCGTCGGGCCGACCGGCGCCGGCAAGTCCACGCTCGGCTGCCTGGTACCGAGGCTGTACGACGTCACGGGCGGCCGCGTCACCCTCGACGGGGTCGACGTGCGCGACCTGGACTTCGACACACTGGCCCGCGGCATCGGCGTCGTCTCCCAGGAGACGTACCTCTTCCACGCCTCGGTCGCCGACAACCTGCGCTTCGCCAAGCCGGACGCCACCGACGAGGAGTTGTACGCGGCGGCACGGGCGGCCCAGATCCACGACCACATCGCGGCCCTGCCCGACGGCTACGACACGGTCGTCGGTGAACGCGGCCACCGGTTCTCCGGTGGTGAGAAGCAGCGCCTCGCCATCGCCCGCACCATCCTGCGCGACCCGCCGGTCCTCATCCTCGACGAGGCGACCAGCGCCCTGGACACCCGCACCGAGCACGCCGTTCAGGAGGCCATCGACGCGCTCTCGGCCAACCGCACCACCGTCACCATCGCCCACCGGCTCTCCACCGTCCGCGGCGCCGACCAGATCGTGGTCCTGGACGCCGGCCGCGCGGTCGAACGCGGCACGCACGAGGAACTGCTGGAACGGGGCGGGCGGTACGCGGCACTCGTACGGCGGGACGCACGGGTGAAGCCGGCCCGAGAGATGGGCCAGACACCGAAACTGGAGCCGACAAGATGAAGATATGCCGGTTTTGAGGTGATATGCGGGTTACCGTGCCCGCATGCAGATGAACACTCCGCCACGGAGCACGATTCGACTGACGCGCCGGGGCCGGGCCGCCCTCATCGCGACCGGAGCCGTCGTGGCGGCCACCGCCGTGGCGGTGCCGCTGCTGATCGTGGAGAGCGGTGACGGCGAGGCCGAGCGCCCCACATCCCTGGTGATCCCGGAGGGCTGGCGCTCCGGCCAGGTCTACGAAGCCGTCGACAAGGCCCTCGCCCTGCCCGCCGGATCCACCAAGAAGTCCCTGGCCAAGGCCAAGCTGACCCTCCCGGCCGAGGCCGAGGGCAACCCCGAGGGCTATCTCTTCCCGGCGACGTACTCCTTGAAGGAGAAGTCGACCCCGGAGTCCCTGCTGACGTTCATGGTCGAAACCGCGCACAAGAAGTTCAACGGCGGTCAGATCACGGCCGGGGCCCAGCGCAACGCGATGAACGTCTACCAGGCCGTCACCGTCGCGAGCATCATCCAGGCCGAGGCGGCCACCGAGGCGGACATGGGCAAGGTCGCCCGGGTCGTCTTCAACCGCCTGGCGCGCGGCATGCCGTTGCAGATGGACTCCACCATCAACTACGCGCTGAACCGCACCACGCTGGACACCAGCATCGACGACACGAAGATCGACAGCCCCTACAACTCGTACCAGCGCATGGGCCTGCCGCCCACGCCGATCGCCAACCCGGGCGAGGAGGCGATGCGCGCCGCGATCAATCCGGCGCAGGGCGACTGGCTGTACTTCGTCACCGTCAAACCGGGCGACACCCGCTTCACGGCGAACTACGAGGAGCACCTGCGCAATGTCGCGGAGTTCAACCAGAACCGGAAGAAGTCGTCGGCGAGCTCCGAGCCCTCCCCGCAGGGGGCCGGCTGAGGACCGGGACCGCTTTCGCGTACAGGGCGCGGGATTGGGGGACCGCCGTACCGGGCGTGTACGGGCTGTCCGGGGAGGCCGCCGTACCTGGGGCGTACCGGGCGGGTCCGGGAGGCCTCAGTACCGGTGCGTACAGGACCAGGGCGGCCGTACCGAGTCGGTCCAGAACGTCAGCGTCAGGCGGCGGCGACCGGCTCGCCCGTCAGCAGTCGCCTGATGTCGCGCACCGCCGCGCGGCCGGCGCGGTTGGCGCCGATGGTGCTCGCCGACGGGCCGTAGCCGACGAGGTGGATCCGTGGATCGGCGACGGCGCGGGTGCCGTCGACGCGGATGCCGCCGCCGGGTTCGCGCAGTCGTAGCGGCGCCAGGTGGTCGATGGTGGCGCGGAAGCCGGTCGCCCAGAGGATCACGTCCGCGTCCACGCGGCGGCCGTCGTCCCACTCCACGCCGTCGGGCGTGATCCGGTCGAACATCGGCAGCCGGTCCAGGACGCCGTCCGCGATGCCCTGCCGGATCGCGTCGTTGAGCGGCAGCCCCGTCACCGACACGACACTCTTCGGCGGCAGCCCCTGCCGCACCCGCTCCTCCACCATGGCGACCGCCGCCCGCCCCACGCCCTCGTCGAACGGCCCTTCGCGGAAGACGGGCGGACGCCTCGTCACCCACGTCGTCGCGGCGGCGTACGGCGCGATCTCCAGCAGATGCTGCGTCCCGGAAGCGCCCCCGCCCACCACGACCACCCGCAGCCCGGCGAACTCCTCCGGCCCCGGATACTGCGCGGTGTGCAACTGCCGCCCCTGGAAGGTCTCCTGACCGGGATAGCGCGGCCAGAACGGCCGGTCCCACGTACCCGTCGCGTTGATCAGCGCCCGCGTCGACCACGTGCCGTCCGAGGTCTCCACGAGCAGCCGCCCGCCCTCGCCCTCCCGCACCGCGTGGACGTCCACCGGACGCCGCACCCGCAGGTCGAAGGTGCGTTCGTACTCGTCGAAGTACTCCCTGATGACCTCGGCGGACGGGCGGGCCGGGTCGGCACCCGTCAGCTCCATGCCCGGCAGCGCGTGCATCCCGTGCACCTTGCCGTACGTCAGCGAAGGCCACCGGAACTGCCAGGCGCCGCCCGGACCGGGTGAGTGGTCCAGCACCACGAAGTCGCGCTCCGGCTCGAAACCGGATCGCCGCAGGTGATAGGCGCCGGCCAGACCGGCCTGACCAGCGCCTATGACGACTACCTCGACCTCGCGCATGTTGTTCACGCTTCTACTAACCGGGGGAAGGGCTCTCATCTTCCCCCGGGCAGCGAAGGCCTCGCGCAAGGGCGTGGGACCTGGCGGTTCCGGCGGTCAGCGCCCCCCGGCCACGAGGAGCGGCGCCCCCGCCGCCGTGCCCGCGCCCGTCAGCAGACCGCGCGCCGCCAGCTCCGGAATCACGCCCTCCCCGAACCAGTACGCCTCCTCCAGATGCGGATACCCGGAGAGCACGAAGTGCTCGACGCCGAGTGCGTGGTACTCCTCGATCAGGTTCGCGACCTCGGCATGACTGCCGACGAGCGCGGTTCCCGCACCGCCACGGACGAGACCGACCCCCGCCCAGAGATTGGGGTGGATCTCCAACTCCTCCCGGGAGCCGCCGTGCAGGGCGAGCATCCGCCGCTGACCCACCGACTCGCTGCGCCCGAGCGCCGACTGCGCGGCCGCGACCGTGTCGGCGTCGAGGTCGTCGAGCAGCCGGTTCGCCGTCGACCACGCCTCCGCCGACGAGTCCCGCGAGATGGTGTGCAGCCGGATGCCGAACCGGACCGTACGCCCCTCCCGCTCGGCCAGCGACCGGATCCAGTCGATCTTCTCCTTGACCTGTGCCGGAGGCTCGCCCCACGTCAGATACACATCCGCGTGCCGGGCCGCGACCGGACCGGCCGCCGCCGACGAACCGCCGAAGAAGACCTGCGGAACCGGGTCGGGCGGCAGCGCGGTCAGCCCGCCCTCCACCTGGTAATGGACGCCGTCGAAGTCGTACGGCTGCCCGCCCCACACCCCTCGTACGACGGACAGGAACTCGTCCGTACGGGCGTACCGCTGATCGTGGTCGAGATGGTCGCCGAAACGGCGCTGCTCGGCGGAGTCGCCGCCGGTGACGACGTTGAGCAGCAGCCGTCCGCGCGTGATGCGCTGGTACGTCGCCGCCATCTGCGCGGCGAGCGTCGGCGAGATCACCCCCGGCCGGAACGCGACCAGGAACTTCAGCCGCTCGGTGTGCTGCGCCAGCGCCACCGTGGTCAGCCAGGCGTCCTCGCACCACGTACCCGTAGGCGTGAGCACCGCCTCGAAGCCCAACTGCTCGGCCGCCTTGGCGATCTGCGCGAGGTACTCGATGTCCGGCGGACGCACCCCGGGCAACGACCGGCCGTCCTGGAGGGCGTTCGGCGCGTACGCGTGCCGGTCGACGAGGGTACGGCCGTCGCCGCCCGTCGGCAGGAACCAGTGAAGATGGACGGTCATGTCACGACCCTTCCGAGGGGCGGGGAGCGGTGGTCGACGGCGGAAGGCCGCCGCTGAACCGCGGATCGGTGAAGTCGCCGAAGTCGACCTCGTTCGGAATGAGCTTCAACTCGGTGAAGGCGTCGGCGATCTCCTGCTCGGAGGCGATGAGCGGCTTGTCGACGGCCACCGCGATCCGGGTGGTGTACGTACGCTTCACCGCGGCCAGCGCCACGTCCTCGGGCAGCCCGGTCTCCTTCGCCCAGACCTGCGCCCACTCGTCCTCATGGGAGTAGACCCACGTGTAGGCGCGCCGCAGCCGCTCCAAATAGTCCTGGATGGCCGCTGACTTCTTCTTGTCCTTGAGCGCGGTGGGCGCCGCCACCTGGAAGGTGAGGCCGTTGGTGATCCCGTCGCCGGTGGTCAGCACGCGCCCCTGCTTCGCCTTGAGCACCTGCGAGGTGTACGGGTCCCACACCGCCCACGCGTCGACCTTGCCGGAGGTGAACGCGGCGAGCGCGTCGGCCGGCTGGAGGTACTTGACCTCGACGTCGCCGAAGGTCAGCCCGGCGTCCTTGAGGGAGGCGACCAGTTGGTAGTGCGCGGACGAGCCCTGGGCCACGGCGATGGACCTGCCCTTGAGCTGCGCGGGCTTCGTCAGCTTCGAGTCGTTCGGTACGAGGATGGCGTCGCCCTGGGACGTACCGTGCCAGGCGGCCACGACCGTGATCCTGGAGCCGGCCCCGGCCGCGAAGACCGGCGGGGTGTTGCCGACGCCGCCGATGTCGACGGCCTTCGCGTTGACAGCCTCCAGGAGGGGCGGGCCCGAGGAGAACGTCGACCATTTGATCTTGTAGTCGAGATCGTCGAGCTCTCCGGCGGCCCGCAGGATGGCCTCCGAACCGCCCTTCTGGTCACCGACGTTGAGCGTGAGCGAGCCCTTGCCGTCGGTTCCGCCACCGATCGAGGTGTCGGCCGAGGAGCTACCGCCGCAGGCGGAGAGGAGCAGGGCCAGGGGGAGGAGCAGGGCGGGCGCGAGACTTCGTCGCATGGGGATTCCGTTCGGTTGGTTCAGGTGGGGCAGCGGAGGCAGGTGGTGTCACCGGGGGAGCGAGCGACCCCCGTACTCGGGGGGCAGTTCAGGCGGCTTCGGCGGCGGTGTCGACGCCCAGCCGTTCGAGGAGCCGGCCGCGCAGCTCGGCGAACCGGGGGTCGGTGAGGTCGCGGGGCCGGTCCAGGCCGACCTCGGTCTCGTACGCGATCACGCCCTCGTCCATCACCAGGACGCGGTCGGCGAGCAGTACCGCCTCCTCGACGTCATGGGTGACGAGCAGCACCGCGCAGCCGCGCCGCTGCCACAACTCGCCCACCAGACGCTGCGCCTTGATGCGGGTGAGCGCGTCGAGGGCGCCGAACGGCTCGTCGAGCAGCAGCAGATCGGGCTCGCGTACCAACGCCCGGGCCAGGGAGGCGCGTTGGGCCTCGCCACCGGAGAGGGTCTTCGGCCAGGCGCCGGAGCGATGTTCCAGGCCGACCTCGGTGAGCGCCTGCTCGGCGAGGGCGCGTGCGGGCCTGCCCGGCAGACCGAGGAGGACGTTCCGCCACACCCTCTTCCAGGGCATCAGCCGCGGCGCCTGGAACGCGACCGCCTTGCGACGCGGCACCAGGACGGTGCCCTCGATGTCGCGGTCGAGCCCGGCGAGGATGCGCAGCAGGGTGGACTTGCCGCAGCCGCTGCGGCCGAGGAGGGCGACGAACTCGCCCGGCCGGATGTCGAGTCGGAGATCGTCGATGACGGCACGGCCGTCGAAGGAGCGGGTGAGGCCCTCTACGTGCACGGCGGGGGCGGGGGCGGGGGCGTGCGTGGTCGCGGCGGGGGCCGGGTGGGCCTCGTTCGTGGTCACCGGCCGGTGAACGTCGGTCGCCATTGCAGCAGCAGCCTTTCGAGGGAGCGGACGATGAAGTCGGCGAGCAGGCCGAGGAAGGCGTAGACGATCAGGCAGACCACGATCACGTCGGTCCGCAGGAAGTCCCGCGCCTGCACCATGAGGAAGCCGATACCGGCGTCCGCGTTGATCTGTTCCGCGAAGACGAGCGCGAGCCAGGCGATGCCGAGGGAGTACCGCAGACCGGTCATGGCGCCCGGCAGCGCGCCGGGGAGCACCACATGCCGTACGAGCCCCCAGCGCGACAGCCCGAGCGACTCCCCGGCCTCGATCAACTGGGAGTCGACACCGCGGATTCCGGCGTACACGTTCAGATAGAGCGGGAACGACACACCGAGGGTGATGATCGCGACCTTCGGGGCCTCGCCGATGCCGAACCAGATGATGAACAGCGGGATCAGACCGACGAACGGGACGGTCCGCAGCATCTGCACACTGGCGTCCACGAGGTCCTCGCCGACCCGGAACAGCCCTGACACCAGGGCGAGTCCGGTGCCGACGACGGTCCCGAACAACAGCCCGAGCGCGACCCGCTGCAGCGACGTCCCCATCGCTGCGGACAGCGAACCGTCGCCGATCAGATCACCCGCCACCCGCGCGATCCGCCCCGGCGAGGCGAGGACGTCTGCGGTCAACACGCCGGTGGTGCTGAGGAGTTGCCACAGGGCGAGCAGCAGGAGGGGGCCGGAGGTGCGCCGCAGCCAGCGGGGGACGCGGGTGCGGCGGGAGGAACTGGGGACGATGGGTTCGAGATCGAGGGGTTCGAGACCGAGTCCGACCCCTAGAGAACTGGCAGAACCGGCAGAACCGGCAGAATCGGCAGAATTGGCAAAGCCCTGAGAGTCGTTTGTGTCATGGGGCTTATCCGGAATATCCGGCTCGGGTGAGCCGGGTGGGGCATGGCTGATGCTCATGAGAGCTCCAGGGGGAGGAGAGCGCCGGTGGCACAAGGGCGGGGGTGGCGTGCGGCGCCGCCGCGTCCGACGCCGGTCAACGGATCGCTCGGTGGATCCGCCTCAACGGACGATCGGTCCCGGACGGAAGCCAAGGGCTTCCGGCGGAGAGGAGCGGGGACCGAGGACGGCGTCAGACGTGCGGGTGGTTCGGCGCGCAGGCCAAGAGGGATGAAAAGGCGTCAGCAGCCGCGGCGACACGCGGCGGAGGCCACCCGCAGCAGGTCGATGTGACCGCGCGAAGTGAGCAGGGCTGAACGCAACATGCGGCGAAATTAGCCAGCCTGCCTGTGCATGGTCAATGGCGTCTCGCGGAGTGGACGCCGCGTATCACCGCGTGGGCCGCTCCCGGTCCGGGCGGTCATTCGCCGGATGGGCCTGCTCCGGCGCGGGCGGTCACTCCCGCGCGACGCCGTCGTGGTGCGCGAAAATGGAACCATGTCCGATGCCTTCACCACCCGAGTCCTGAACGTCGCCTCCGGCTCCCGTGAACGGGTCGTCGACCTCACCCACGACTGCGAGGCGTTCCTCCGCGAGGCTGCCGCCGGCCGGGACGGTCTCCTCAACGTCTTCGTCCCGCACGCCACGGCCGGCATCGCCATCATCGAAACGGGCGCCGGCAGCGACGACGACCTCCTCGCCGCCCTCCACACCCTCCTCCCCGCCGACGACCGCTGGCAGCACCGCCACGGCACCCCCGGCCACGGCCGCGACCACGTCCTCCCCGCCCTCGTCCCACCCCACGCCACCCTGCCGGTCATCAGCGGGAGGCTGGAACTGGGGACCTGGCAGTCGGTGTGCCTGGTCGATACGAACAGGGACAATCCCAACCGTCAGGTCCGATTGAGCTTCCTCGGTTAGGTGCCCTGGTGGGACTGTAGGGGCAAAGTCCGGCCGCACCGAATGGGGCAAGGAGCGAGGTTGGGGAACTGTTCCCCCTGGGCTTGGCTCGCCTGCAGAATCCTGCAGGAGGTCTGTCAGCAGCTTCATGGTCGGCTGGCTGCATGCC
Encoded proteins:
- a CDS encoding ABC transporter ATP-binding protein, with amino-acid sequence MHPDNEPTWASPDDPREQPRQVPRILKLFRPYRGRLAIVGLLVGAASLASVATPFLLKEILDTAIPEGRTGLLSLLALGMILSAVLTSIFGVLQTLISTTVGQRVMHDLRTAVYGRLQRMSLAFFTRTRTGEVQSRIANDIGGMQATVTSTATSLVSNSTSVIATVVAMVALDWRLTVVTLLLLPLFVWISRRVGDERKKITTQRQKQMAAMAATVTESLSVSGILLGRTMGRADSLTKSFAEESEGLVDLEVRSNMAGRWRMAIITVVMAAMPAVIYWTAGVALQLGGPSVSVGTLVAFVSLQQNLFRPTVSLLSTGVQIQASLALFQRIFEYLDLPIDITEPERPVHLDQVKGEVRFENVEFRYDGDDHGNDSNGRPILDGIDLTVPAGGSLAVVGPTGAGKSTLGCLVPRLYDVTGGRVTLDGVDVRDLDFDTLARGIGVVSQETYLFHASVADNLRFAKPDATDEELYAAARAAQIHDHIAALPDGYDTVVGERGHRFSGGEKQRLAIARTILRDPPVLILDEATSALDTRTEHAVQEAIDALSANRTTVTIAHRLSTVRGADQIVVLDAGRAVERGTHEELLERGGRYAALVRRDARVKPAREMGQTPKLEPTR
- the mltG gene encoding endolytic transglycosylase MltG gives rise to the protein MQMNTPPRSTIRLTRRGRAALIATGAVVAATAVAVPLLIVESGDGEAERPTSLVIPEGWRSGQVYEAVDKALALPAGSTKKSLAKAKLTLPAEAEGNPEGYLFPATYSLKEKSTPESLLTFMVETAHKKFNGGQITAGAQRNAMNVYQAVTVASIIQAEAATEADMGKVARVVFNRLARGMPLQMDSTINYALNRTTLDTSIDDTKIDSPYNSYQRMGLPPTPIANPGEEAMRAAINPAQGDWLYFVTVKPGDTRFTANYEEHLRNVAEFNQNRKKSSASSEPSPQGAG
- a CDS encoding ABC transporter permease, whose product is MSISHAPPGSPEPDIPDKPHDTNDSQGFANSADSAGSAGSASSLGVGLGLEPLDLEPIVPSSSRRTRVPRWLRRTSGPLLLLALWQLLSTTGVLTADVLASPGRIARVAGDLIGDGSLSAAMGTSLQRVALGLLFGTVVGTGLALVSGLFRVGEDLVDASVQMLRTVPFVGLIPLFIIWFGIGEAPKVAIITLGVSFPLYLNVYAGIRGVDSQLIEAGESLGLSRWGLVRHVVLPGALPGAMTGLRYSLGIAWLALVFAEQINADAGIGFLMVQARDFLRTDVIVVCLIVYAFLGLLADFIVRSLERLLLQWRPTFTGR
- a CDS encoding putative leader peptide; the protein is MLRSALLTSRGHIDLLRVASAACRRGC
- a CDS encoding MarR family winged helix-turn-helix transcriptional regulator, translated to MTTPDADGLLAEQLLRLTRRVHRIQRRHLQQSGLEITPAQSRLLRALAHYDTPPRMADLAERLEVVPRAVTTLVDALEESGRVRRVPDPTNRRVIRIEVTDEGRKVLRELQHARRSAAEEILAPLRDDQRGVLGGLLDTLVDGVPGAERRC
- a CDS encoding cation:dicarboxylate symporter family transporter encodes the protein MPQSVPSLPRRVARMLRTSLFAQVGVALVLGIVVGRLWPDTATTFQPLGDGFIRLIKTVISPLVFCVVVVGIAKAGNLKAFGRIGLKALIWFEVASTAALLIGLIAANVFGPGSGMNVDPSKLDTSAVDAKTAGGELPTTGEFILNALPQSAIGAFAENALLQVLVLACLTGAALLHLGHTKVPKILPAIEQAQEVIFAIVGFVMKLAPLAVFGAMVHLVGEYGLGVMKTYAKLIILCYAVAAVFLVLLSVALKLMTGLSLWKFVRYTRAEMLLALGTASSESVMPRMMQKLRQAGARDDAVGLVLPTGYSFNLDGASIYLSIGTLFIAQAVGVDLSLSQQITVILVLMLTSKGMAGIPGSAFLALSATASSLGAIPAGAVALLLGVDRIMDSMRVVTNLLGNCVAVFAVSKWEGALDTDRAKKMLDGEIQFVEEEDEPSEGESGEGGSSAPEGGSKAPQGAAGDADSSDAPVSTTKGAAIPAQPKAEAKEPAPEVG
- a CDS encoding ABC transporter substrate-binding protein, which produces MRRSLAPALLLPLALLLSACGGSSSADTSIGGGTDGKGSLTLNVGDQKGGSEAILRAAGELDDLDYKIKWSTFSSGPPLLEAVNAKAVDIGGVGNTPPVFAAGAGSRITVVAAWHGTSQGDAILVPNDSKLTKPAQLKGRSIAVAQGSSAHYQLVASLKDAGLTFGDVEVKYLQPADALAAFTSGKVDAWAVWDPYTSQVLKAKQGRVLTTGDGITNGLTFQVAAPTALKDKKKSAAIQDYLERLRRAYTWVYSHEDEWAQVWAKETGLPEDVALAAVKRTYTTRIAVAVDKPLIASEQEIADAFTELKLIPNEVDFGDFTDPRFSGGLPPSTTAPRPSEGS
- a CDS encoding secondary thiamine-phosphate synthase enzyme YjbQ — translated: MSDAFTTRVLNVASGSRERVVDLTHDCEAFLREAAAGRDGLLNVFVPHATAGIAIIETGAGSDDDLLAALHTLLPADDRWQHRHGTPGHGRDHVLPALVPPHATLPVISGRLELGTWQSVCLVDTNRDNPNRQVRLSFLG
- a CDS encoding ABC transporter ATP-binding protein, giving the protein MATDVHRPVTTNEAHPAPAATTHAPAPAPAVHVEGLTRSFDGRAVIDDLRLDIRPGEFVALLGRSGCGKSTLLRILAGLDRDIEGTVLVPRRKAVAFQAPRLMPWKRVWRNVLLGLPGRPARALAEQALTEVGLEHRSGAWPKTLSGGEAQRASLARALVREPDLLLLDEPFGALDALTRIKAQRLVGELWQRRGCAVLLVTHDVEEAVLLADRVLVMDEGVIAYETEVGLDRPRDLTDPRFAELRGRLLERLGVDTAAEAA
- a CDS encoding NAD(P)/FAD-dependent oxidoreductase, whose product is MNNMREVEVVVIGAGQAGLAGAYHLRRSGFEPERDFVVLDHSPGPGGAWQFRWPSLTYGKVHGMHALPGMELTGADPARPSAEVIREYFDEYERTFDLRVRRPVDVHAVREGEGGRLLVETSDGTWSTRALINATGTWDRPFWPRYPGQETFQGRQLHTAQYPGPEEFAGLRVVVVGGGASGTQHLLEIAPYAAATTWVTRRPPVFREGPFDEGVGRAAVAMVEERVRQGLPPKSVVSVTGLPLNDAIRQGIADGVLDRLPMFDRITPDGVEWDDGRRVDADVILWATGFRATIDHLAPLRLREPGGGIRVDGTRAVADPRIHLVGYGPSASTIGANRAGRAAVRDIRRLLTGEPVAAA
- a CDS encoding LLM class flavin-dependent oxidoreductase — encoded protein: MTVHLHWFLPTGGDGRTLVDRHAYAPNALQDGRSLPGVRPPDIEYLAQIAKAAEQLGFEAVLTPTGTWCEDAWLTTVALAQHTERLKFLVAFRPGVISPTLAAQMAATYQRITRGRLLLNVVTGGDSAEQRRFGDHLDHDQRYARTDEFLSVVRGVWGGQPYDFDGVHYQVEGGLTALPPDPVPQVFFGGSSAAAGPVAARHADVYLTWGEPPAQVKEKIDWIRSLAEREGRTVRFGIRLHTISRDSSAEAWSTANRLLDDLDADTVAAAQSALGRSESVGQRRMLALHGGSREELEIHPNLWAGVGLVRGGAGTALVGSHAEVANLIEEYHALGVEHFVLSGYPHLEEAYWFGEGVIPELAARGLLTGAGTAAGAPLLVAGGR